A genomic region of Lonchura striata isolate bLonStr1 chromosome 8, bLonStr1.mat, whole genome shotgun sequence contains the following coding sequences:
- the ERCC3 gene encoding general transcription and DNA repair factor IIH helicase/translocase subunit XPB, whose amino-acid sequence MGRKERDKKKSKKRHYDDDEDDEDEGAGKEPQEAVPSAAGKQVEESGTKVDEYGAKDYRLQMPLKADHSSRPLWVAPDGHIFLEAFSPVYKYAQDFLVAIAEPVCRPTHIHEYKLTAYSLYAAVSVGLQTSDITEYLQKLSKTGVPDGIIQFIKLCTVSYGKVKLVLKHNRYFVESTHPDVIQQLLQDHVIKECRLRNAEGEETELITETFTSKSAISKSSEGGPSTSQGTDAQNKPDVPADLFEFYEQMDKDEEEEEETQTVSFEVKQEMIEELQKRCIHLEYPLLAEYDFRNDSVNPDINIDLKPTAVLRPYQEKSLRKMFGNGRARSGVIVLPCGAGKSLVGVTAACTVRKRCLVLGNSAVSVEQWKAQFKMWSTIDDSQICRFTSDAKDKPIGCSVAISTYSMLGHTTKRSWEAERVMEWLKSQEWGLMILDEVHTIPAKMFRRVLTIVQAHCKLGLTATLVREDDKIVDLNFLIGPKLYEANWMELQNSGYIAKVQCAEVWCPMSPEFYREYVAIKTKKRILLYTMNPNKFRACQFLIKFHERRNDKIIVFADNVFALKEYAVRLGKPYIYGPTAQGERMQILQNFKHNPKINTIFISKVGDTSFDLPEANVLIQISSHGGSRRQEAQRLGRVLRAKKGMVAEEYNAFFYSLVSQDTQEMAYSTKRQRFLVDQGYSFKVITKLAGMEEEELSFSTKEEQQQLLQKVLQASDLDAEEEVVAGEYGSKSAQVSRRAGTMSSMSGADDTVYMEYHSSRSKASANKHIHPLFKRFRK is encoded by the exons aTGGGCAGGAAGGAGCGCG ATAAGAAGAAGTCCAAGAAGCGCCATTACGATGACGACGAAGACGATGAGGACGAAGGTGCCGGGAAGGAGCCGCAGGAGGCGGTGCCGTCGGCGGCGGGGAAGCAGGTGGAGGAGAGCGGCACCAAGGTGGACGAGTACGGCGCCAAGGACTACCGGCTGCAGATGCCCCTGAAGGCCGACCACAGCTCGCGGCCGCTCTGGGTG GCTCCTGATGGCCATATATTTTTGGAAGCCTTTTCTCCAGTTTACAAATATGCACAGGACTTTCTGGTTGCTATTGCTGAGCCTGTGTGCAGACCCACCCACATTCATGAGTACAAGCTGACTGCTTACTCCCTGTATGCTGCTGTGAGTGTGGGCTTGCAGACAAGTGATATCACTGAGTATTTGCAGAAACTGAGCAAGACTGGTGTCCCAGATGGAATCATTCAGTTTATCAAG CTGTGCACGGTCAGCTATGGGAAGGTGAAGCTGGTTCTGAAACATAACAG GTATTTTGTGGAAAGTACCCACCCTGATGTCATTCAGCAGCTTCTGCAAGACCATGTAATTAAAGAATGTCGCCTGAGAAATGCTGAAGGTGAAGAGACAGAGCTGATTACAGAGACATTCACAAGTAAATCAGCG ATTTCCAAATCTAGTGAAGGTGGTCCATCAACTTCACAGGGAACAGATGCTCAGAATAAGCCAGATGTCCCTGCTGACTTATTTGAGTTTTATGAACAGATGGacaaagatgaggaggaggaggaggaaacgCAGACAGTGTCTTTTGAAGTCAAGCAG GAGATGATTGAAGAACTTCAGAAGCGTTGTATCCATTTGGAGTACCCCTTGCTGGCAGAATATGACTTCagaaatgattctgtgaatccTGATATCAATATAGATCTGAAACCTACTGCAGTCCTCAGGCCCTATCAAGAGAAAAGCCTGAGGAAGATGTTTGGGAATGGACGAGCCAGGTCTGGTGTTATTGTCTTGCCATGTG gTGCTGGCAAGTCCCTGGTGGGAGTGACAGCCGCGTGCACTGTGCGCAAGCGGTGCCTGGTGCTCGGCAACTCTGCCGTGTCTGTGGAGCAGTGGAAGGCCCAGTTCAAGATGTGGTCCACCATCGATGACAGCCAGATCTGTCGCTTCACGTCTGATGCCAAAGACAAGCCCATTGGCTGTTCTGTTGCCATCAGCACATACTCCATGTTGGGGCACACAACAAAAAGGTCTTGGGAAGCAGAAAGAGTAATGGAGTGGCTTAAAAGTCAAGAATGGGGCCTTATGATACTGGATGAAGTCCATACCATTCCTG CAAAAATGTTCAGACGTGTGCTCACTATCGTCCAAGCTCACTGTAAGCTGGGGCTGACTGCTACCCTGGTCAGAGAAGATGATAAAATTGTTGACCTGAACTTCCTGATTGGACCAAAGCTCTATGAAGCCAACTGGATGGAGCTGCAGAACAGTGGCTACATTGCTAAAGTCCAGTGTGCTGAG GTCTGGTGCCCGATGTCACCTGAATTTTACAGAGAATATGTAgctattaaaacaaaaaaaaggataCTGCTCTACACCATGAACCCAAATAAATTCAGAGCCTGTCAGTTCCTGATTAAGTTTCATGAGCGACGGAATGATAAAATCATCGTCTTTGCTGATAATGTGTTTGCACTGAAGGAATATGCAGTCAGACTTGGGAA ACCTTATATCTATGGTCCTACTGCACAAGGGGAAAGAATGCAAATTCTACAAAACTTCAAGCACAATCCAAAAATCAACACTATTTTCATTTCCAAG GTAGGGGACACATCCTTCGATCTGCCAGAAGCCAATGTTCTCATTCAGATTTCATCCCATGGTGGGTCACGAAGGCAGGAGGCTCAAAGGCTGGGACGAGTGCTGAGAGCCAAAAAAG GCATGGTTGCAGAGGAATACAATgcctttttttattcccttgtATCCCAAGACACTCAGGAAATGGCATACTCAACAAAACGACAACGGTTTCTCGTAGATCAAGGTTATAGCTTCAAG GTAATCACAAAATTGGCAGGCATGGAAGAAGAAGAGCTTTCATTTTCAACCaaagaagagcagcagcagcttctccagaAAGTCCTGCAAGCATCTGACCTGGATGCTGAGGAGGAAGTAGTTGCTGGGGAATATGGTTCAAAGTCAGCTCAG GTGTCGCGCCGCGCAGGCACCATGAGCTCCATGTCGGGAGCAGATGACACTGTTTACATGGAGTACCACTCCTCACGGAGCAAGGCGTCCGCAAACAAGCACATCCACCCCCTGTTCAAACGCTTCCGCAAGTGA